From Pectinophora gossypiella chromosome 16, ilPecGoss1.1, whole genome shotgun sequence, one genomic window encodes:
- the LOC126373666 gene encoding autotransporter adhesin BpaC-like isoform X5: MRTIYLFLIVCLCAVSAKYLPDETISLRALLWREERSASDESAVSKEDDDNDNNSKERKIREEHLKRLQKIEKERRKHEEKQRKEQEKREEEERKRQEKIEEGRVKQEEKQRKQQLKREEEERKQQEKREKEQRKLEKERLKQEEKAAKEERKRQDKIRKDLEELEKEAIENEKKQVSAESVENQQSVDLEDIWKSHVYEKYGLTPTSTKLEKKAAIRRYLQEELGINANSTKTERRKAVLNFIQTKLQTTEAFRNHVVSHVNAVGIQQLQAKLEKKIEKLNNESALLQNISLPWAPIAQQHIEEKRTILQGIVNFVSNILPNWITGGQPSTGAAQSPVPAGAQSDVMGSNNAGSGPAGAGSIGTGSSNVSPAGPGSNSAGSPGSSSGVAGSSGVDSAGSGAPGSNNAVTAGSAGVAPAGAAPAGATPAGAAPAGSVSAGVDLAGSVPAGAVPAGAAPAGAAPAGVAPGGAAPAGDVSSIGNATGSTTTSTGAANGSTGADASSTGAAVGSTGASSTGSAGAEASSTGSATGSTGANASTTGAATGSSGADASSTAAAIGSTNSSSTVSADGSNGADASSTGAATGSTGASSTGSAGADTSSTGSTGTDASSTGTADGSTGADASSTGAATGSTGADASSAGSADGSTGADASSTGAATGSTGADASSTGAATGSTGASSTGSAGADTSSTGSTGTDASSTGTADGSTGADASSTGAATGSTAADASSTGAATGSSGADASSTGTATGSTGADASSTGAATGSTGADASSTGTADGSTGADASSTGAATGSTGADASSTGAATGSSGADASSTGSADGSTGAAASSTSAATGSTGADASSTGAATGSTGADASSTGAATGSTGADTSSTGAATGSTVDSSTGSASADASSTGAATGSSGTDASSTGTADGITGADASSTGVATGSTGADASSAGSADGSTGADASSAGAATGSTGASSTGSAGADASSTGSTGTDASSTGTADGSTGADASSTGAATGSIGTDASSTGAATGSTDTSSTGTADGSTGADASSTGVVTGSTDASSTGAATGSSGADASSTGSADGSTGAAASSTSAATGSTGADASSTGAATGSTGADASSTGAATGSTGADTSSTGAATGSTVDSSTGSASADASSTGAATGSSGTDASSTGTADGITGADASSTGVATGSTGADASSAGSADGSTGADASSAGAATGSTGASSTGSAGADASSTGSTGTDASSTGTADGTTGADASSTGAATGSIGTDASSTGAATGSTDTSSTGTADGSTGADASSTGVVTGSTDASSTGAATGSTGADASSTGAATGSTGADTSSTGAADGSTGADASSTGAATGSAGASSTGSAGADTASTGSTSTDASATGTADGSSGVDASSTGAATGSNGADASSAGSADGSTGADASSTGAATGSTGASSTGSAGADASSTGSTGTVASSTGTDASSTGTADGFTGADASSTGAADGSTGADASSTGAATGSTGASSTGSAGADASSTGSTGTDASSTGTADGSTGADASSTGAVDGSSGADASSTGAATGSTGASSTVAAGADTSSTGSTGTDASSTGTADGFTGADASSTGAATGSTGADASSAGSADGSTGADASSTGAATGSTDASSTGSSGVDASSTGSADGSNGADASSTGAATGSAGADASSTDSAGADVSSISSVNGPNGADASSNGAADGATGTNASSTGAVDGSTGADASSTGAATGSIDNSPAGAATGSNDVSSTGSTGTDASSPGSGNGSTGADASSTGTATGSTGADASSTGSTSTDTSAAGSTGIEASSTNAATGSSDTSSTGAGTADYASTTGSTDSILAGSETATDGPVNADTADGSATDVSATTIIADGTSASNDATTVSSDAALETSTSVVPGSQVTVTDAVPEPVPAANPVTDVPTVIATDATIVIIEETPAIEASAVNTEVQTDNILVDAATVAPETVVLPGEVGASVIEVTAQ; encoded by the exons ATGAGGACTATCTATTTGTTTCTTATT GTTTGCCTCTGTGCAGTGAGCGCGAAATATTTACCTGACGAAACAATCTCTTTAAGAGCATTGTTATGGCGTGAAGAGCGGTCGGCCTCAGATGAGTCCGCGGTCTCCAAAGAAGACGACGACAATGACAATAATTCAAAGGAAAGGAAGATTAGGGAAGAACATCTTAAGCGTCTCCAGAAAATAGAAAAGGAAAGACGCAAGCATGAGGAAAAACAGCGAAAAGAACAAGAAAAGCGAGAAGAGGAAGAAAGAAAACGTCAAGAAAAAATTGAAGAAGGGCGAGTAAAACAAGAAGAAAAACAGCGCAAACAGCAGCTAAAACGAGAGGAAGAAGAGCGTAAACAACAAGAAAAGAGAGAGAAAGAACAACGCAAACTTGAAAAAGAAAGACTGAAGCAAGAGGAGAAAGCTGCCAAGGAAGAGCGTAAACGTCAAGATAAGATCAGGAAAGATCTAGAGGAATTGGAAAAAGAAGCCATCGAAAATGAGAAGAAGCAGGTTTCAGCTGAATCAGTTGAGAATCAGCAATCAGTTGATCTTGAAGACATATGGAAGAGCCACGTCTACGAAAAGTATGGTTTAACTCCCACTAGTACAAAGTTGGAAAAGAAGGCTGCCATCCGTAGGTATTTACAAGAAGAGCTTGGCATCAATGCTAATAGCACGAAGACTGAGAGACGCAAGGCTGTCTTGAACTTCATTCAAACTAAATTGCAAACCACTGAAGCTTTCAGAAATCATGTGGTAAGCCATGTGAACGCTGTAGGTATTCAACAACTTCAGGCAAAATTGGAAAAGAAAATTGAGAAGCTTAATAATGAATCAGCACTGCTGCAAAATATCAGCCTGCCATGGGCTCCAATCGCTCAGCAACAcattgaagaaaagagaactaTTCTTCAAGGTATAGTCAACTTTGTGTCCAATATTTTGCCTAACTGGATTACCGGTGGACAGCCTTCTACTGGAGCTGCGCAGTCTCCAGTGCCTGCTGGAGCACAAAGTGATGTGATGGGATCAAACAACGCTGGTTCAGGTCCTGCCGGTGCAGGCTCTATTGGGACTGGAAGTAGCAATGTCAGCCCTGCAGGCCCTGGCTCCAACAGTGCTGGGTCTCCCGGTTCAAGTTCTGGAGTAGCTGGGTCAAGTGGTGTAGACTCTGCTGGTTCAGGCGCTCCTGGATCAAACAATGCTGTAACTGCCGGCTCTGCCGGTGTTGCCCCCGCTGGTGCTGCGCCTGCTGGTGCTACCCCCGCTGGTGCTGCTCCCGCTGGTTCTGTCTCCGCTGGTGTTGATCTTGCTGGTTCTGTCCCCGCTGGTGCTGTTCCTGCTGGTGCTGCGCCTGCAGGTGCTGCCCCTGCTGGTGTTGCTCCCGGTGGTGCTGCCCCTGCTGGTGATGTCTCATCTATCGGAAATGCAACTGGCTCCACTACCACATCTACTGGCGCTGCAAATGGGTCCACAGGGGCTGATGCCTCGTCTACTGGTGCTGCTGTTGGCTCCACTGGCGCCTCATCTACTGGCTCTGCTGGTGCTGAGGCCTCGTCAACTGGCTCTGCGACTGGCTCTACTGGCGCTAATGCGTCAACTACTGGTGCTGCAACTGGTTCTTCTGGCGCTGATGCCTCGTCTACTGCTGCTGCAATTGGCTCCACTAACTCTTCATCTACTGTTTCTGCTGACGGCTCCAATGGCGCTGATGCCTCATCTACTGGTGCTGCTACGGGCTCCACTGGTGCCTCATCTACTGGTTCTGCTGGTGCTGACACCTCGTCAACTGGCTCCACTGGCACTGACGCCTCATCAACTGGCACCGCTGACGGGTCCACTGGTGCTGATGCCTCATCTACTGGCGCTGCTACAGGCTCCACTGGCGCTGATGCCTCATCTGCTGGCTCTGCTGACGGATCCACTGGTGCTGATGCTTCATCGACTGGCGCTGCTACTGGCTCCACTGGCGCTGATGCCTCGTCTACTGGTGCTGCTACGGGCTCCACTGGTGCCTCATCTACTGGTTCTGCTGGTGCTGACAC CTCGTCAACTGGCTCCACTGGCACTGACGCCTCATCGACTGGCACCGCTGACGGGTCCACTGGCGCCGATGCCTCGTCTACTGGTGCTGCTACCGGCTCTACTGCCGCTGATGCTTCATCGACTGGCGCTGCCACTGGCTCCTCTGGCGCCGATGCCTCGTCTACTGGCACTGCTACCGGCTCTACTGGCGCTGATGCTTCATCGACTGGCGCTGCTACTGGCTCCACTGGCGCTGATGCCTCATCGACTGGCACCGCTGACGGGTCCACTGGCGCCGATGCCTCATCTACTGGTGCTGCTACCGGCTCTACTGGCGCTGATGCTTCATCGACTGGCGCTGCCACTGGCTCCTCTGGCGCCGATGCCTCGTCTACTGGCTCTGCTGACGGATCCACTGGTGCTGCTGCTTCATCTACTAGCGCTGCTACTGGCTCCACTGGTGCTGATGCTTCATCTACTGGCGCTGCCACTGGCTCCACTGGCGCTGATGCCTCGTCTACTGGTGCTGCTACAGGCTCCACTGGCGCTGATACTTCGTCTACTGGTGCTGCTACTGGCTCCACTGTTGACTCATCTACCGGTTCTGCTAGTGCTGACGCCTCATCAACTGGCGCTGCCACTGGCTCCTCTGGCACTGACGCCTCATCAACTGGTACCGCTGACGGAATCACTGGTGCTGATGCCTCATCTACTGGCGTTGCTACAGGCTCCACTGGCGCTGATGCCTCGTCTGCTGGCTCTGCTGATGGATCCACTGGTGCTGATGCTTCATCTGCTGGCGCTGCTACTGGCTCCACTGGTGCCTCATCTACTGGATCTGCTGGTGCTGACGCCTCGTCAACTGGCTCCACTGGCACTGACGCCTCATCAACTGGAACCGCTGACGGGTCCACTGGCGCCGATGCCTCATCTACTGGTGCTGCTACCGGTTCTATTGGCACTGATGCTTCATCTACCGGCGCTGCTACTGGCTCTACAGACACCTCATCAACTGGCACCGCTGACGGGTCCACTGGTGCTGATGCCTCATCTACTGGCGTTGTTACTGGATCCACTGATGCTTCATCGACTGGCGCTGCCACTGGCTCCTCTGGCGCCGATGCCTCGTCTACTGGCTCTGCTGACGGATCCACTGGTGCTGCTGCTTCATCTACTAGCGCTGCTACTGGCTCCACTGGTGCTGATGCTTCATCTACTGGCGCTGCCACTGGCTCCACTGGCGCTGATGCCTCGTCTACTGGTGCTGCTACAGGCTCCACTGGCGCTGATACTTCGTCTACTGGTGCTGCTACTGGCTCCACTGTTGACTCATCTACCGGTTCTGCTAGTGCTGACGCCTCATCAACTGGCGCTGCCACTGGCTCCTCTGGCACTGACGCCTCATCAACTGGTACCGCTGACGGAATCACTGGTGCTGATGCCTCATCTACTGGCGTTGCTACAGGCTCCACTGGCGCTGATGCCTCGTCTGCTGGCTCTGCTGATGGATCCACTGGTGCTGATGCTTCATCTGCTGGCGCTGCTACTGGCTCCACTGGTGCCTCATCTACTGGATCTGCTGGTGCTGACGCCTCGTCAACTGGCTCCACTGGCACTGACGCCTCATCAACTGGAACCGCTGACGGGACCACTGGCGCCGATGCCTCATCTACTGGTGCTGCTACCGGTTCTATTGGCACTGATGCTTCATCTACCGGCGCTGCTACTGGCTCTACAGACACCTCATCAACTGGCACCGCTGACGGGTCCACTGGTGCTGATGCCTCATCTACTGGCGTTGTTACTGGATCCACTGATGCTTCATCTACTGGTGCTGCTACTGGCTCCACTGGCGCCGATGCCTCATCTACTGGCGCTGCTACCGGTTCTACTGGCGCTGATACTTCATCGACTGGTGCTGCTGACGGCTCAACTGGCGCTGATGCTTCATCTACTGGCGCTGCTACTGGCTCCGCTGGTGCCTCATCTACTGGTTCTGCTGGTGCTGATACCGCGTCAACTGGCTCCACTAGCACTGACGCCTCAGCAACTGGCACCGCTGACGGGTCCAGTGGTGTTGATGCCTCATCTACTGGTGCTGCTACAGGCTCCAATGGCGCTGATGCCTCATCGGCTGGATCTGCTGACGGATCCACTGGTGCTGATGCTTCATCTACTGGCGCTGCTACTGGCTCCACTGGTGCCTCATCTACTGGATCTGCTGGTGCTGACGCCTCGTCAACTGGCTCCACTGGCACTGTCGCCTCATCAACTGGCACTGACGCCTCATCAACTGGCACCGCTGACGGGTTCACTGGCGCCGATGCCTCATCGACTGGCGCTGCTGACGGCTCAACTGGCGCTGATGCTTCATCTACTGGCGCTGCTACTGGCTCCACTGGTGCCTCATCTACTGGTTCTGCTGGTGCTGACGCCTCGTCAACTGGCTCCACTGGCACTGACGCCTCATCAACTGGCACCGCTGACGGGTCCACTGGCGCCGATGCCTCATCGACTGGCGCTGTTGACGGCTCAAGTGGCGCTGATGCTTCATCTACTGGCGCTGCTACTGGCTCCACTGGTGCCTCATCAACTGTTGCTGCTGGTGCTGACACCTCGTCAACTGGCTCCACTGGCACTGACGCCTCATCAACTGGCACCGCTGACGGGTTCACTGGTGCTGATGCCTCATCTACTGGCGCTGCTACAGGCTCCACTGGCGCTGATGCCTCATCGGCTGGCTCTGCTGACGGATCCACTGGTGCTGATGCTTCATCTACTGGCGCTGCTACTGGCTCCACTGACGCCTCATCAACTGGCTCTTCCGGTGTTGACGCCTCATCTACGGGCTCTGCTGATGGCTCCAATGGCGCCGATGCCTCATCCACTGGTGCTGCAACTGGCTCCGCTGGTGCTGATGCCTCATCTACAGACTCAGCTGGCGCCGACGTCTCATCAATTAGCTCTGTTAACGGCCCTAATGGCGCTGATGCCTCGTCTAATGGCGCTGCTGACGGTGCCACTGGTACTAACGCCTCATCTACTGGTGCTGTTGATGGCTCCACTGGTGCTGATGCGTCATCTACAGGCGCTGCTACCGGCTCCATTGATAACTCACCTGCTGGTGCTGCTACTGGTTCCAATGACGTTTCATCAACTGGCTCTACTGGTACTGACGCTTCGTCGCCTGGCTCTGGTAACGGCTCCACTGGTGCTGATGCCTCATCTACTGGCACTGCTACTGGCTCCACTGGTGCTGATGCCTCATCTACTGGCTCAACCTCAACTGACACTTCTGCTGCTGGCTCCACTGGCATTGAAGCTTCATCTACTAATGCTGCTACTGGCTCGTCTGACACTTCATCTACTGGGGCTGGTACTGCAGATTACGCGAGCACTACTGGTTCGACTGATTCAATTCTTGCGGGTTCCGAAACTGCAACTGACGGACCTGTCAACGCTGACACTGCCGATGGGTCTGCTACTGACGTAAGCGCTACCACCATAATTGCTGATGGTACATCTGCATCTAACGACGCTACTACAGTGTCATCTGACGCAGCACTTGAGACCAGCACTTCGGTTGTACCTGGCTCCCAAGTGACAGTAACTGATGCTGTTCCTGAGCCTGTTCCAGCAGCCAACCCGGTAACCGACGTGCCGACCGTCATTGCTACCGATGCCACTATTGTTATAATAGAAGAAACACCTGCTATCGAAGCTAGCGCCGTGAACACAGAAGTCCAAACTGACAATATTCTAGTAGATGCTGCGACTGTCGCCCCAGAAACAGTAGTATTACCTGGAGAAGTCGGAGCTTCCGTCATTGAAGTGACCGCCCAGTAA